From the Methanobacterium sp. CWC-01 genome, the window ATGTTTCTGATGCTTTATTTTCGTTAATGGCCATTTTTTTGATTGGAAATCCCCGAAGTGGAATCGCTGTTTACGTCAACCACCTGCTAAATGGGGTTAATTTTCCCCATCTCCTGGTTTTCATATTCGCATCGATAACCGCAGTATCAGTAGCACTGATTTTATGCCTAAAACTGGGAGACGCTGCCGGGAAGAATCTGGAAAAAGTCGATTATAATAAATTAACCTGGTATGTAATCATATTCATGAGCTTCTTAGTGGCTTTATTCTCATTTATAGAGCAAGCTAACGTTCTAATGGTGGTATTGGTTTATATTACATCCATATCTCTTGGTTTACTTCCCCATTATCTTGATCTTAATAAGTCACACCTTATGGGGGTGTTAATAGTGCCTGCTATTGTGGTTTATGCTGGATTATGATGTTTACTGGATTATAATCACTTCCTGACATATTTCACCTACCGCCTGGCTAAATTCTTTAAAATTAACACCCGGAAATGGATCTATAACGCCGATATCAAACCTCCCATCCAAAACATATTTCAAATCCCTGATATCAGCACAGTAAACCTGGGAATTCTCACCTTCTGCTAATAATCCCTGTTTTTTCTCGTTAATATTCACTGGAAATCCGTTAACTTCCAGATTAATGGTAGTCATCCTGGCAGCAGGATACCAGATGTCATTAAAAACTACTTTACTGGCACCTGATTTGAGGGCAGCTATCCCCAGGGTCCCAGGTCCGCATGTACAGTCTAGAACACTTGGATTCTGATATTTGCTCAATATTTGATGAAGAGCAATTATTTTAGGGTTAGATGGTTTTGGAAACTCCAGATGAATTTGACTCTGGTTTTTGTAGATGCAAATCGGTCCACATGTGGTTTTTAGGATGTCGCACCTCAAGTCGCACCCGGCCAGAAGCTGGTAAGTGTGTGGTGATGATCCCGAATCTCTAACCCCCACGGTTACTTTCAAATCACCTTTTAAGACTCCTTTAACCTCGGGTACATCTTTGTAAATTCTCAGAGAACAATTTTCATCAATATCATCAGTTAAAAGGATCATGGAATCTTTCTCTAGATAAGGAGGGCCTTTTAAAGGATATCCGGGTGTTATTAGGGGAGTTCCAACCTGGCGTAGAGTAGAGTTCCGATTCCTTTGCCCTTCTTCCATCATTATCGCCAGAATGTGGGCCATCACATAATCCAGGTGGCGACGTCCACATTTGCATCGTTTCCATGGGGCGTCAATGTTTTTTAACTCAACTTGCTCTATTAAAGGCCGAAACTTTTTCAGATCAGTATTCTCGCAGCTTTTGCAGGGCAAGTAATGATCCTCCAGACTTTTCAGAACCTCTTCACAACTTTTTAGGAAGTGGATCCCGCAAGAACACTTGATATTCATGGACTTAAATAAGGCAGTCATTTTACAATATCTTTTCCTTACGTTGTCCCAAGATCTCTAGAATAGGAAGTAGATATGGGAAGAGCCAGTGGGCACTACTAACTGATTCTTAGTAATATCGGAATTTTTTCAATAGAAAAACCAGCATTGATCTGCTTAAAGATAATCTCAATGTCATATGGAATTAAAATTTATAATCATGGCTTTGAAAACATTTTTATTCCATAAAAGCAGTGTTCGAAAAGCCTCACCCCTGCATAACAGGGTCTTGGGATCAATTTTTTCATCTCACTCTGAAAATATTATGTAACGGCAGAAACTTACCAATCCTCTAGTCCCTGGGGTTGTGGGATATTGTGGAGTAAAATTAGGCTTAAGCTTAAATATTTGATACGTTATATAAATAATCGAGTTTTATGAGGGACAAGCGTAAAGAGATTCTTAGAGATCTTTTGGGTGAATTTGCAGATGAGGATGCAGATGAAGCAGAAGCCTCAAAGAAGAGTGAAGAAAACTTAGAAAGATCTGATGAAGAGTCTGAAACTGAGGGGAGAGCTGAGGAAGGTTTTTTTGCCAGAGATGATGATAAATTCAATCTGGACAACTTAATAAAGGAACATTCAAAAAGGGGTTCAAGACGTCCTAAAAAAGCTAGACAGATGTCTGAAGCTTTTAAAGCCGAAATTATTGAGGAAGGTCTTATCCCCAAATATAACGTTGCTTTACCCCGGTTGTCAAAGAATGAATTAAATCTTTTCAACGAGATCCGGGAAAAACTAGTGGAAGTGGCTGTGGCCCAGGGTGAAGAATTCCAGGTTGATGAAGACTCCTTTACTGGTGAGGTTAAGCAATTCCTGCGCAGCAAGGGCATAAGGGATGTGGATCGACTGGCTACCCAGATATCCCAGGAGATGCTGGGTTACGGCAAACTGGATCCCATGATCAAGGACGATGATCTGGAAGAGGTCATGGTAATTGGGACCGATAGAACGGTATTTGTATACCATCGAAAGATAGGAATGATGGCCACCAATGTTGTTTTTGAAACTGATGAAGATATCCGGGCCATCATCGATGTCATTGCCCGTCAGGTGGGTAGGAGAATAGACCAACAGATGCCCATTCTGGATGCTCGTTTGAAGGATGGGTCAAGGGTAAACGCAACCATTCCCCCGGTTTCTGCTGATGGTTCCACTTTAACCATTCGTAAATTCCGTAAGGATCCCCTAACCGTGGTGGATTTAATAAACTTCAAAACTCTTTCATCACACCTGGCAGGTTTCCTTTGGGTCTGTACCGATGGTATGGGTGTTAAACCCTGTAACGCCATCATTGCGGGTGGTACCGGTTCTGGTAAGACCACCACCCTCAACACCGTCGCTGCCTTTGTACCCCCACGGGAAAGGATCATAACCATTGAAGACACTCTGGAACTGCAACTGCCTCACACACACGTTCTGCGTATGGAGACCCGCCCACCCAATATTGAGGGTCAAGGTGAACTCAATATGGACACACTGGTTAAGAATTCACTCCGTCAAAGGCCAGATCGTGTTATTGTGGGAGAAGTTCGGGGAGGAGAAGCCACAACTCTGTTCACCGCGCTAAATACTGGTCACTCTGGTATGGGTACGCTTCACTCTAACACTGCCAGGGAAACCATAACTAGATTAGTCAACCCTCCTATGAGTGTTCCCAACATCATGATACCTGCTCTGGACTTTATAATCATGCAGAACCGTATGTATCGGTCTGAAGGAGGATCTATGCGTAGAGTCACTGAGGTGGCCGAAGTAGTGGGTATGGAAGAAGGTAACGTCCAGCTAAACCGAGTGTTCGAATGGAATAATGTTACTGATAAAGTTGAATATGTGGGAATCGCCAGTCAAACTTTAAGAGATATAGCCGAACTGAGAGGTATTGGTATAACTGAGATAGAAGAAGAAATAGAAAAGAGAAGGCTGGTACTGGAGTACCTGGCAGATAACAATATAAGGTCCATCCATGAAGTGGGACGTTGTGTAAACAGTTATTACCGGGACCCTGATGAAATGATGGACAGAATATTATAGAATCTTGGCAAGCAGAATGAAAAGGTGTAAATAATGGTTTTCGAGGGCCTTAAAAAATTTTTTAACCGTATAGGTAATTTCACTGTTGACTCATCCCAGAAGGTAGGTGAGGGGGCTCAGAAGGTTAGTAGTGGAGTTCAAACCCCGGTAAAGAGAGTGGGAAAGATCAAACCCCGTAAACCCGCTGTAAAATCTCCTTTTAAACCCAAGAAAAAGGATGATGATGAAGGCCTCAAATTCAAGGCATCTACTACCCGGTCCTCAGCTCCCAAAAGAAGTATTAAACGTATGAATATGGATAAAGATGAAATTGCCATATTTCGGGAGTTAATTGACAAGAAATATGAAAGGACGGATACTGATTCTACAGAAGAATCTCAAAAGACTGCCATTCGGAAAGCATCTTTAGAAGAAATTCTTCGTGAAGAGGAAAAGAAAGGTGTTGATCCTAAATTAATCTTAGGATTAGGTGTGCTTTCCTTTGGGATAGTGTTCGTGGTCTTGATAATTTTAGGTATAGGTCTGGAAATAGGGCTTATCTTCGGTATTTTGATTATCTTATTAACTGTATTCCTCATATATCTACCAAAAATGAAATCAGGGGGCCGATCCACTGCTGCTTCACGAGAAATACCATTTGCCCTTAGACAGATGGCCACTGAACTCCGGGCCGGAATGGGACTCCATGACAGTATGCGGTCAGTGGCCACTTCAGGCTACGGTCCTCTTTCTGAAGAATTTGCTCGGGCCTTAGAGGAAATAAGGTATGGTCAAACTACGGAACAGGCCCTAATGGATATGAGTGAACGAATAGATTCTGAGGGTCTGAAAAGAGCCGTGTATCAGATCACCCGAACACTTACCAGTGGGGGAGATCTGGCCAAAACCCTGGGGGTTATCGCCGAGGACACCGCCTATGAAATGAGGATGAAACTCAAAGATTATGCCCAGAAGCTAAACTCATTCACCATGATTTACATGTTCATAGCCATTCTGGGACCGGTTATCCTCATGGTTATGCTCATCGCGGCTTCCACTGTTATGGGGCCAATGATCCCACCTATATTGCTACTCATCATGTACCTCTTCTTCTTCCCGGCCATTGTAGCCTTCATGGCCTTCATGATCAAGAGGCTGGAGCCCAAGCTTTAAAATAAAGTTTAAAATCAAATAAGAAATGGTTCA encodes:
- a CDS encoding CpaF family protein, which encodes MRDKRKEILRDLLGEFADEDADEAEASKKSEENLERSDEESETEGRAEEGFFARDDDKFNLDNLIKEHSKRGSRRPKKARQMSEAFKAEIIEEGLIPKYNVALPRLSKNELNLFNEIREKLVEVAVAQGEEFQVDEDSFTGEVKQFLRSKGIRDVDRLATQISQEMLGYGKLDPMIKDDDLEEVMVIGTDRTVFVYHRKIGMMATNVVFETDEDIRAIIDVIARQVGRRIDQQMPILDARLKDGSRVNATIPPVSADGSTLTIRKFRKDPLTVVDLINFKTLSSHLAGFLWVCTDGMGVKPCNAIIAGGTGSGKTTTLNTVAAFVPPRERIITIEDTLELQLPHTHVLRMETRPPNIEGQGELNMDTLVKNSLRQRPDRVIVGEVRGGEATTLFTALNTGHSGMGTLHSNTARETITRLVNPPMSVPNIMIPALDFIIMQNRMYRSEGGSMRRVTEVAEVVGMEEGNVQLNRVFEWNNVTDKVEYVGIASQTLRDIAELRGIGITEIEEEIEKRRLVLEYLADNNIRSIHEVGRCVNSYYRDPDEMMDRIL
- a CDS encoding 50S ribosomal protein L11 methyltransferase; protein product: MNIKCSCGIHFLKSCEEVLKSLEDHYLPCKSCENTDLKKFRPLIEQVELKNIDAPWKRCKCGRRHLDYVMAHILAIMMEEGQRNRNSTLRQVGTPLITPGYPLKGPPYLEKDSMILLTDDIDENCSLRIYKDVPEVKGVLKGDLKVTVGVRDSGSSPHTYQLLAGCDLRCDILKTTCGPICIYKNQSQIHLEFPKPSNPKIIALHQILSKYQNPSVLDCTCGPGTLGIAALKSGASKVVFNDIWYPAARMTTINLEVNGFPVNINEKKQGLLAEGENSQVYCADIRDLKYVLDGRFDIGVIDPFPGVNFKEFSQAVGEICQEVIIIQ
- a CDS encoding type II secretion system F family protein, which translates into the protein MVFEGLKKFFNRIGNFTVDSSQKVGEGAQKVSSGVQTPVKRVGKIKPRKPAVKSPFKPKKKDDDEGLKFKASTTRSSAPKRSIKRMNMDKDEIAIFRELIDKKYERTDTDSTEESQKTAIRKASLEEILREEEKKGVDPKLILGLGVLSFGIVFVVLIILGIGLEIGLIFGILIILLTVFLIYLPKMKSGGRSTAASREIPFALRQMATELRAGMGLHDSMRSVATSGYGPLSEEFARALEEIRYGQTTEQALMDMSERIDSEGLKRAVYQITRTLTSGGDLAKTLGVIAEDTAYEMRMKLKDYAQKLNSFTMIYMFIAILGPVILMVMLIAASTVMGPMIPPILLLIMYLFFFPAIVAFMAFMIKRLEPKL